The window GGCCGAAATGCTCAAGCCGCACGACCCCACCCATTTCGAGCGCATCTTGCGCGAACGCCTGAACGGCAGCGCACTCCCTGGCGTCCCAACATGCAACTGATCGAAGTCCCCGCAAAAACCGGCTATGTGTGGTTCCGGCAAGGCATCTGGCTGTTCCGCAAAAACCCGCTGGCGTTCCTGACGCTTTTCTTCACCTATCTCGTCGCGATGACGTTGGTCTCCCGGATTCCGGTCGTCGGCACGGTGCTGCCGCTCGCCTTCATTCCGGGGATCGCGGTCGGCTTCATGGCCGCGTGTCGTGACACCGTCGCCGGCAAGCCCGTGTTTCCGACGATTCTCGTCGACGGGTTCCGCTCGTATGGCGGTGTGGTCGCGCGACGGCTGGTCGTGCTCGGCGTGTTGTACGTCGTGGCAATGGCGCTCGTGTTCGCGGGCTCCGCGCTCGCTGACGGCGGCGTGCTGTTCAAGGTGATGATGGGCAGCGCCGAAGTCGAACAGGCAGAGTTCGCCAACAGCGCGATTCCGCTCGCCGTGCTGGTCGCGCTGGGGTGCTATGTCCCCGTCTCGATGCTGTTCTGGTTCGCGCCGGTTCTGGCCGCATGGCACGACGTGCCGCCGGCGAAAGCCATGTTCTTCAGCGTCGTGAGCTGCTGGCGCAATCGCGGCGCGTTCATCGTCTATGCGGCGCTGTGGTTCGCGTCGGCCATCACGGTGTCGCTCGGGCTGTCGGCGTTGCTCCAGGCGCTCGGCGCGGCCGACTACGCGCTCGCCGTGTTGATGCCCGCATCGGTCATCCTGACGACGATGCTCTACTGCTCGTTCTACGCGACCTATCGCGGCTGCTTCGGCGTGCAAACGCCCGAGAAGCCGGAGGCACCCAGCACGCCGGCGCTCTGATGCACGCGGCCGATCGGTAAGGAAGGGGTCAGGAAGGTCTTGGCCTTGCGTCGAAAAGCAAAATGCCGGCCCGTGGGGCCGGCATTTTGACGTGCAACTTCTGCCGCTAGTCGGCGCTGCTTAGCGCTGCACCATCCACGACGGATAGGCAACGGCCGCTTCGCGGTCGAGTTTGCGCATGCGGAATTCGAGATCGTACAGATCGCTCGCTTCGGCCAGATAGGCGTCGCTGCGCTCTTTCAGGCGTTGCTCGGTGGACTGCGTCAGGAACAGGAACAGGCGGCTCAGCAGGTACATGGTGGACTCCAGAATTTGGCTAAGCGTTAACGCCTAGGTGATAACCCGTATTATAGGGATAACCCTAGTGGAACGCCAGTCTCAAATTTAGAGCTGTCGCTCAGCGGACACGGCCTGTGTCGAATGAGTTCAGGCCCCTGCGGCGGGGCTTGCGGCGGCCCGTTCGGCTTGCGGGCGGCGCTGCTTTTGAAAAAAGTCCCAGATCAGCTCGCTCGCGTCCGGTCCCTTCGAAGAATGGAAAGGTACGGCGTCGTCGCCGCCGGCCCATTCATGACCGAGCCCCGCGACGCGGCAGAGCCTCACCACGCGCCGGCCGCCCTTCATATAGTCGCGCGTGAGCACCCCGTCTTTGCGTTTCTCGCGAACGTCCCCGGCCACGCTGGCGCCCTCCGCATCGACGAGCCCATTGAGCCGCGCAAACTCCACGGCGAGTTGGTCGGCGTTTTTCGGCGCGACGACCCGGTCCGCGTCGCCGTGGATGACGACGGCGGGCATCCCCGGGTACGCGGCGACATCGGTCGCCTGGTCGACGAGCGCCGCCGGATCCTGATGGCTGCCGCGCCGCATTACGTCCATGGCGGCCATGCCGGAGTGGGCGTCGCCGAACACTGGCCCGGAATGCAGCGCGACCGCGGCAAACCGCTCGGGATAATGGAGCGCGAGCAGCGACGTCAGGCCCGCTCCCGCGGACAACCCCGCGACATAAACGCTTTCGGCGTCGAATCCATATTCGGCGACAAGCGCATCGACGAGCGACGCCACCGCCCTGGCCTCGCCGAGTCCCGCGTGCTCGCGGTCGTCGTACCAATGCCAGCAGCGGTGCGCGTGACTATGCTTCGACTGCTCGGGATAGACGACCGCGAAGCCGAACTTGTCGGCGAGCAAATTCATCCGCGTGCCTTCGGCGAACTCGTCGATGGTTTGCTTGCAGCCGTGGAGCATCACGACCAGCGGTAGCGATTCGGCCTGCGAGGCGCCCGCCGGAAGATAGAGCCCGTAAGACAAGTGATTGACAAGACGTCCGGGTGCAGGCGGCGCTGAGTGGAACGAGCGCGTCCAACTGCCGCCGGCCCAGGCCGCCGCCCGCGGTCGCACGCGCGATTCGCGTGCCGCCGGCGGCGGCACCACTGCTTCGGCGGCGCTCCTGCGGGCTTTTTTGCTCGGCTTCCCGACGGGACGTTTCGCCTTGAGTCCCGCGCGCTTGGCGCGCTTTTGCGCATGTTCCGCTTGAATCGCCAGGAGGCGCTTCAAGCCTCCCAGCCAGATTTTCGTCAGACTTTTGGTCATCGAGTCGGCTCGCTAAAAATAGGGGCAGTTCTAATCGAGCGAACTACAACTATGGTGCAATGCACCATAACACTATTTTTGAGAGACTGCTGACCGCTTTGGCGGTTCGTTGCCGCGCTGCCGGCCCAAGCGTGGCGTAGGCATCACTGATGCGCTCCGGCACCCCAGCCGTCACCGCTATACTTATATTTGTGCGCTGCTATTCGTTGTAGTCGCTTTGATCGCATGGCGCGTTAAGAATTTATCCCTCCGACTGGCCCGTGCGCTGTGCACCCCTGGTTTCATGCCTGACTTGCCCACTCACCTCTGGCTTTCGATCACGCGTTTTGGCGGCGCGGGTCTGACGCTGCCCCTCGCCATCGCGATCGCGCTCTGGCTTGCGCTCGGCTACACGTGGCGGCTCGCGGCCGCGTGGCTCGGGCTCTTGGGCGTGGCGGTCGGCGTTGTCGCGTTGACCAAGATCGCGTTTCTGGGCTGGGGCGTCGGCGTGCGCGAGGTCGATTTCACCGGCGTGAGCGGCCACGCGATGCTCTCGACCGCCGTCTATCCCGTCGCGCTCTTTCTGATGCTGCTGCCCACGCGGCGGCCGGTTCGCCTCGCGGGCGTCGTCATCGGTCTCGCGGCGGGGCTTGCGGTCGGGCTCTCGCGCGTCGTGCTCGACGCGCATTCGCCGTCCGAAGCGGTGGCGGGGTGCGTGGTCGGTGCGTTGGCCGCCGTGGTGTTCGTCTGGTGGTCGTGGGATGCGAAGCCGGGGCAACTGCACGCGGTGCCGGTCGCGTTGAGTCTGCTGATGCTGACGGTGGCGCTGCACGATGTGCGGGTGCCGACCCAGCGCTGGATCACCCACATCGCGCTTCACTTATCGGGCCATGAGCGCCCGTTCATCCGGGCCCGCTGGAAAGCGGGCCGCGATAATCCGCGTCCGGCCGCGATCGAGCAGAATACGCGGCCGATTGCGCAACCCCCTTCCGATACCTGACGCCGCCGACGCTTAGCCGCTCATTTAGCCGCTCATTTAGCCGTTCACGCCCAAAATCACGCTGGACGCCTTGAACGCGGCCACCGCCTCCCCGCCGGCGGCAAGCGCGAGCGTGTCGACGCTTTCGTTCGTGATGATCGCGGTCACCACGGTGCCGCCGCCGAGCTCCAGCGAGACCTCGGAATTGACCGCCCCGCGGGTGACCTTCGAGACGGTGCCGCGCAGCTGATTGCGTGCGGAGATCTTGATCGGCGCGCCGCCCGCGTCGTCGACCAGGATCAGCACCGACGACGCCTTGATCAACGCAAACGCCGCCCCGCCTTCGGCGAGCCCGAGCGACTCGGTGCTCTCGTGCGTGACGACCGCCACGATGGTCTGGCCGCCCGGCAAGCCGAGCGAGATTTCGTCGTTGACGGCACCGTACTTGATCGACGTGATCGTGCCGGACAGTTGATTGCGCGCGCTCATTTTCATGCCGATTCTCCCAATCAGATCCCAGTCGCCGGCGAAGCCTTCAATGGCCGCGCTGGCGCGTTCAATGAACTTGCGATGTTCGTGCTCGACCGCGCGAAACGTCTCGATCAGCCGGATCGCGCGCGGCGTCAGCTTAGTGCCGCCACCGCCCTTGCCGCCTGCCGCGCGCGTGACGAGCGGCTCGCCGGCGAGGTTGTTCATGGTATCGATGGCGTCCCAGGCGGCCTTGTAGCTCATCTCGACGGCTTTCGCGGCGCCGGTGATCGAGCCGGTTGCGCCGATCGCCTCGAGCAGCGCAATGCGCGCCGCCCCGCCGAGCGTTTCGTGACCCGCGCGCAGCCAGACGGAGCCGCCGAGTTCGAGCGCTTCGCTGCTCGATCCGGACGATGGCGATGACGAGGCAGAGGGACGGGTCATGAGTCTAAAAAGATCGAATGATCAATCAATTATATCGACGCGGCCGCTACGCGCCGTGCTTGATGCGCGGCGCGTCGAGCGCGTGCAGCAAACGCTCGCCCTCCTGCGCCGCGCAGTGATTGACGGCTTGGCTCCAGCCGCGCGCGAAGCCTTGCTGATACGGCGTGATGTCGAGCTGTTCGAGAAAGCCCAACGCGACCACGGCGTCGTTGCCGTCGCCGAGCACGCTCTGAATCCGCTGCAACGTCCGCGCGACGTCGCGGCGCGTGCGCCCCGATGCGATCGATTCGAAGAACTCCAGCATGTAGCGCAGACGCTTCGCCTCGATACGATGGCGATGGCGCGCTTCGGCGTCGAGTTCCGAGAGCTTGGACGTGTCCGTGAGCCGCTTGTAATGCTTGCGCACGCGCTTGCCCACGAACTCGCGCAACGTGAAATCGGCGGCCGCTTCCGGTGCGCTGCGCAAGGGCAATTCGGCAAGCCATGCGAGCCACGCCAGCGACAGTTGCGCATACCGGCGCGATCGCATCGCCGCCTGCAGGCGCGCACGTGCTTCGAACCGTCGCGCATCGGCTTCGGCCAGCACCGCGGACCACGTGGACGCGTCGACATCCGCGGCCGCCAGCGCGGGCAGCGTCGAATCGGTGAACACATCGAGATCGCGCGCTTCGCCGAGCCGCTCGCCGAGCCAGCGCAACTCGGGCTCGACGCGCGTCGTCCAGTCCTCATCGGCCCAACCTGAGAAGATCCTGAGCGCGGTGCGCAGACGCCGCTGCGCGATACGCATCTGATGCACGAACTCGATGGTCGCGGTTTCGCGCACGCCGCGTTCATTGCCGAACCATTGCTGCGCAATGTTGGCTCCGATGGCGATCAGCGCGGCATGCGGCGTTTGAATGTCGATGAGATCGACCGGTATCGCGCGCGCCGGCTCTTCATCGGCTGGATCGTGCGGCGGGCGTTCGAGGAAGCCGTGCAGGACCGGGAAAACGGGCAGCCCGGCGACGAGCGCCTGCGCCGCCGCGTAAAGCGTGCGGATCGCGCGCGTCAGCGAGTCCGGGTGTTCGTCTTTGAGATCGGGCTGTTCGCCTTTCGGGTCCGGCTGTTCGCTTTCGGGGGCTGGCTGCTCGCCATCGGAGCCTTCGGATGGGGTATCCGCTTCGCCAGCGTCGCATTGCGTCGACACCAGCAATTCGCAAAAGCGCGGCTGCGCTTGCGGCATCGCGTTCGGGGGCACATCCAATGCGTCATTCATGACGACGTCAACGGGACGGCCGTCTTGCGGAGTCCAGCGCCATACCGTGCGCTGCAATTGAAGCACCGAATCCAGCGACGCCAGCGCGCCGGCCGCGTCCAGCGCCTGCCGCAGTTCGGACGGCAAGCCGCTCACCTGTTCTGCGAGCGGGACGCCGGATTCGAGCCGCGCGTCGTAGACGACCTCGCGAACCGTCACGGCCGGTGAATGGAAATCGCGGCGCGAGACAACGAGCCGCCGCCCCTCGGCCGACGCCTCCACCAAAGCGCGCCATCCGGCCTCGGCCAGCTTGCGGCTCAGCGCCAGCGGATAGATCGTCAGCGGCGTGCGGGCGGAAACCGGCGATAACTGCGGAGAAAACTCGGCGACATGATTCAGCGCTTCGGCCATCGCTTCGCCGACCCCGCCTACGCTCGCATGTCGCTTCGCCCGCGCAGAGGCGGTTTTCCTTGCAGCCGGTTCCTCGACGGTCTGCTGCATCCACTCGCGCGCGACCAGCGCGGGCGCATCCAGCGACATTTCGACGACACGAGACATGTGCGCTCCCCCGAGCAGTTCGAGTCGATGCCGCCCGCGTCCATCGATACCAAAGCTCAAAAAAAGGGCCGACAGCGTTTCGTCATGTTACACGGCGCGCCATGCCAAACAAGCCCGGAGGCACATCGCTTGCGACGAATGAGATGGAAAAGTGACAACAAGGAGAGCTCAAATGACCATCGGAACCCTCTTGCTGATTCTATTGATCCTGATGCTCATCGGCGCGTTCCCGACCTGGCCGCATAGCCGCACGTGGGGCTACTACCCTTCCGGCATCGTTGGGATCGTCGTGGTGCTCGTGATCGTGCTGCTGCTGTTCGGCGCGGTATGACGGGGGTGCATATCGCGCCGGGCCTGACCCGCGTGGAGGTCAGGCGTCCCGGTGTTCGTGTCCGGCGCGGATCTCTCCGCCATTGCCGACACGAACCCGAAGTCGTCAAGCGTACTGGGCAACTCCCAGGCCAAAAGACCAGTTTTCCCTAGCCACTTCGACGATGTTCACAAATACATCCTCGCCCCGTACACCGGGGCTTTCCGCCAGATTAGCGGCGATCGCCGCATAGAGTTTCTTCTTCTCCGTCACGCCTCTCGTGGCATTCGCCGCGATTTGGATGATCACGAGATCGTCGCTGCGCGCGATGTTCAGGTAGCTCCGGTTGAACACGAAGTTGTCGGCGTCGTATTCGTTGATGACCATGAAGTAATCGTCTTCGGGCACGTTGAAGGTTTCGATCAGCGCACGCTGAATACCGTTGATCAGCGCCTTCTTGTACTCGGCGGACTTGCCCGGGCGGACTGCAATGCGAGTGAACGGCATGTGACTCTCCTGTTCGTGATGGGGTGCTTGCAGGTTACGGCAGCTCTGACATAATTAACAGATATCAATGCTGATTTCATCCATTTCAATCAGAAATGAAAGTGCTCGATCTCGACGCGGTTCGCGCGTTCGTGCTGGTCGCGGATTTGCGCAGCTTCACGCGCGCCGCCGATTCGCTCGATACGACCCAGTCGGCCGTCAGTCTGAAGCTGAAGCGGTTGGAGGCGCATCTCGGCAAGCCGTTGCTGGAGCGCACGCCGCGCTCGGTGCGCCTGTCGGCGGAAGGCAGCGCGTTTCTCGACGCCGCGCGCGATTTGCTGAGCGCGCACGAGCGCGCGCTCGGGTCGCTCGCCATCGAATCGCGGCGACTGACGCTCGGATTGAGCGAGCATGTCGCGGGCCCCGAGCTGCCGGCGTTGCTCGCCACGCTGCACCGGCACGATCCCGGGCTGGTGATCGAAATGCATCTGGGCACGTCGTCCGTCTTGCTCGATCAGTTCGACGCGCGGCAGCTCGACGCGATCATCGTGCGCTTCGAGCCCGACGAGGAACGTCCGCGCGACGGCGGGCAATGGCTCTTCACCGAGCCGATTTCCTGGCTCGCCGCGCCCGGCTGGGAGCCGCGAGCCGGCGAACCACTGCCGCTCGCGGTGCAGACCGAGCCTTGCAAAGTCAGAGCCGTGGCGCTGCGCGCGCTCGAACGCGAGGGCATCGCGTGGAACGAAGTGTTCGTCGGCGGAGGCGTGGCGGCGGCGGGGGCCGCAGTCGCGGCCGGACTTGCCGTGTCGGCGCTCGCCAAGCGCGTGGCGCCGCGCGGGCTCGTCGATGTCGGCAGCCGGCTAGGGCTGCCGGTGTTGCCCGATTCGCACGTCGTGATGTATTCACGGGTGCGCGAGCCGCGCGGCATCGAAACACTGAGAGTGCTGATCAACGCGCTGAAACAGGGCTAGCCAAATGGAAATCGATCCCCGGCAAACGGCCGCCGTGCGCGCGGTCATCGAAACCGGCAGCTTCGAGCAAGCCGCGATCCGTCTGAACGTGACGCCCTCGGCGGTCTCGCAGCGCGTGCGCGCGCTTGAAACGCGGCTTGGCAATCCGCTGATCGTCCGCACCCGTCCGTGCCGCGCCACGCCGATGGGGCAGCGTCTCTTGCAGTACCTGCGCCGCGCGGCGTTGCTCGAAAGCGACTTCGCGAGCGACGTCGCCGGCGCCAACGACGCGCTCTTGCACGTCGTCGCCGCGGTCAACGCCGATACGCTGTCGACGTGGTTCTTCCCCGCGCTGTCCGAAGTGCTGCTCAAGGAGAACGTGCTGCTCGATCTCACCGTCGACGATCAGGACCACACGCACGCGCTGCTCGCGACGGGTCTCGCGATCGGCTGCATCACGACGGAGCCGCGGCCGTTACGCGGCTGCTTCGCCGAACGGCTCGGCGCGATGCGCTATCGGCTGGTGGCGTCGCCGGCATTTGTCGAGCGGTGGTTTGCGAACGGGTTCACTCGCACGCCGGCGCGCGTGACCGTGCGCCGCATGAATCGCCCTACTTCCCCAGTCGGGCGCGCAGCACCCGCCGTCTTTCGAGACTCTCCTCGGGCCAGTACTGTTTGGCGTCGTAATACGCCTCGACCGCAGGCGTGTCCTCCGGCAACACCACCCACGGCTGCTTCGATGCGGTAAAGATATGGATATCGGGCGGCAGGCGATCCGGATTTTCCAGCGTGCCGACGCGGATAAAGCGCACCGCATCGCCGCCGCCTGCGTAGTGGCTCCAGACCGCGATACGGCACGTTGGACAGCGCGCGATCTTCTGCCCTTTCCCACTGTTGGACGGCGTCACGACGATCTCCGGCTCGCCCGCCAGCAGCTCGACGCGCTCCGCTTCGATCATCGCGTTCAGCGCAAACGATGCGCCCGTTTCGCGCTGGCACCAGCGGCAATGGCAACAGTGGACGAACAGCGGGGCGCTCAAAAGCCGGTAGCGAATCGCGCCGCAGGTGCAGCGTCCGTCGATCGGGTAGCCGTTCATACTGGTCTCCGTTGGGTTCATCTCGTTCGAATCATGCGGCCGGGGATCGGCGCATCGTAGGACGCCACATCCCATGACGCAACGCGCGTCGCCGCGTCGCATCCATCCGGCCTTGCTAAAATCCAAAAATGGACTAATATTCACGCATAGTTTATTTAGAGATTACACTATGTCTTCCGCCGCCCACCTGTCGCCGTCCGCGCGAGCCCCGTCGCCGCGCTCCGCGGCGTCGCTCGCCGAGATGTCCGCGGC is drawn from Trinickia violacea and contains these coding sequences:
- a CDS encoding CHAD domain-containing protein, with amino-acid sequence MSRVVEMSLDAPALVAREWMQQTVEEPAARKTASARAKRHASVGGVGEAMAEALNHVAEFSPQLSPVSARTPLTIYPLALSRKLAEAGWRALVEASAEGRRLVVSRRDFHSPAVTVREVVYDARLESGVPLAEQVSGLPSELRQALDAAGALASLDSVLQLQRTVWRWTPQDGRPVDVVMNDALDVPPNAMPQAQPRFCELLVSTQCDAGEADTPSEGSDGEQPAPESEQPDPKGEQPDLKDEHPDSLTRAIRTLYAAAQALVAGLPVFPVLHGFLERPPHDPADEEPARAIPVDLIDIQTPHAALIAIGANIAQQWFGNERGVRETATIEFVHQMRIAQRRLRTALRIFSGWADEDWTTRVEPELRWLGERLGEARDLDVFTDSTLPALAAADVDASTWSAVLAEADARRFEARARLQAAMRSRRYAQLSLAWLAWLAELPLRSAPEAAADFTLREFVGKRVRKHYKRLTDTSKLSELDAEARHRHRIEAKRLRYMLEFFESIASGRTRRDVARTLQRIQSVLGDGNDAVVALGFLEQLDITPYQQGFARGWSQAVNHCAAQEGERLLHALDAPRIKHGA
- a CDS encoding tautomerase family protein, encoding MPFTRIAVRPGKSAEYKKALINGIQRALIETFNVPEDDYFMVINEYDADNFVFNRSYLNIARSDDLVIIQIAANATRGVTEKKKLYAAIAANLAESPGVRGEDVFVNIVEVARENWSFGLGVAQYA
- a CDS encoding DUF3563 family protein — its product is MYLLSRLFLFLTQSTEQRLKERSDAYLAEASDLYDLEFRMRKLDREAAVAYPSWMVQR
- a CDS encoding extracellular catalytic domain type 1 short-chain-length polyhydroxyalkanoate depolymerase; this encodes MTKSLTKIWLGGLKRLLAIQAEHAQKRAKRAGLKAKRPVGKPSKKARRSAAEAVVPPPAARESRVRPRAAAWAGGSWTRSFHSAPPAPGRLVNHLSYGLYLPAGASQAESLPLVVMLHGCKQTIDEFAEGTRMNLLADKFGFAVVYPEQSKHSHAHRCWHWYDDREHAGLGEARAVASLVDALVAEYGFDAESVYVAGLSAGAGLTSLLALHYPERFAAVALHSGPVFGDAHSGMAAMDVMRRGSHQDPAALVDQATDVAAYPGMPAVVIHGDADRVVAPKNADQLAVEFARLNGLVDAEGASVAGDVREKRKDGVLTRDYMKGGRRVVRLCRVAGLGHEWAGGDDAVPFHSSKGPDASELIWDFFQKQRRPQAERAAASPAAGA
- a CDS encoding GFA family protein is translated as MNGYPIDGRCTCGAIRYRLLSAPLFVHCCHCRWCQRETGASFALNAMIEAERVELLAGEPEIVVTPSNSGKGQKIARCPTCRIAVWSHYAGGGDAVRFIRVGTLENPDRLPPDIHIFTASKQPWVVLPEDTPAVEAYYDAKQYWPEESLERRRVLRARLGK
- a CDS encoding BPSS1780 family membrane protein; this translates as MQLIEVPAKTGYVWFRQGIWLFRKNPLAFLTLFFTYLVAMTLVSRIPVVGTVLPLAFIPGIAVGFMAACRDTVAGKPVFPTILVDGFRSYGGVVARRLVVLGVLYVVAMALVFAGSALADGGVLFKVMMGSAEVEQAEFANSAIPLAVLVALGCYVPVSMLFWFAPVLAAWHDVPPAKAMFFSVVSCWRNRGAFIVYAALWFASAITVSLGLSALLQALGAADYALAVLMPASVILTTMLYCSFYATYRGCFGVQTPEKPEAPSTPAL
- a CDS encoding LysR family transcriptional regulator; the protein is MKVLDLDAVRAFVLVADLRSFTRAADSLDTTQSAVSLKLKRLEAHLGKPLLERTPRSVRLSAEGSAFLDAARDLLSAHERALGSLAIESRRLTLGLSEHVAGPELPALLATLHRHDPGLVIEMHLGTSSVLLDQFDARQLDAIIVRFEPDEERPRDGGQWLFTEPISWLAAPGWEPRAGEPLPLAVQTEPCKVRAVALRALEREGIAWNEVFVGGGVAAAGAAVAAGLAVSALAKRVAPRGLVDVGSRLGLPVLPDSHVVMYSRVREPRGIETLRVLINALKQG
- a CDS encoding phosphatase PAP2 family protein, with protein sequence MPDLPTHLWLSITRFGGAGLTLPLAIAIALWLALGYTWRLAAAWLGLLGVAVGVVALTKIAFLGWGVGVREVDFTGVSGHAMLSTAVYPVALFLMLLPTRRPVRLAGVVIGLAAGLAVGLSRVVLDAHSPSEAVAGCVVGALAAVVFVWWSWDAKPGQLHAVPVALSLLMLTVALHDVRVPTQRWITHIALHLSGHERPFIRARWKAGRDNPRPAAIEQNTRPIAQPPSDT
- a CDS encoding TOBE domain-containing protein, whose translation is MTRPSASSSPSSGSSSEALELGGSVWLRAGHETLGGAARIALLEAIGATGSITGAAKAVEMSYKAAWDAIDTMNNLAGEPLVTRAAGGKGGGGTKLTPRAIRLIETFRAVEHEHRKFIERASAAIEGFAGDWDLIGRIGMKMSARNQLSGTITSIKYGAVNDEISLGLPGGQTIVAVVTHESTESLGLAEGGAAFALIKASSVLILVDDAGGAPIKISARNQLRGTVSKVTRGAVNSEVSLELGGGTVVTAIITNESVDTLALAAGGEAVAAFKASSVILGVNG
- a CDS encoding DUF3309 family protein — its product is MTIGTLLLILLILMLIGAFPTWPHSRTWGYYPSGIVGIVVVLVIVLLLFGAV